The nucleotide sequence AACAGGTTCATGATCTCGCGGGACAGGTCGGGGTCCAGGTTGCCGGTGGGTTCGTCGGCCAGCAGGATGTCCGGCTTGTTGACCACCGCGCGCGCGATGCCCACGCGCTGCTGCTCGCCGGTCGAGAGCGTGATGGGTTGGGCTTTTTCCTTGTGCAGCAGGCCGACCTTGTCCAGCGAGGCGCGCACCCGCTTGCCGATTTCCTCGCGGCGGAAGCCGGCGATGATCAGCGGCAGCGCGACGTTGTCGAACACACTGCGGTCGAACAGCAGGTGATGGTCCTGGAAGATGATGCCGATCTTGCGGCGAAAACGGGGGATCTGGCGCCGGCCCAGGCTGGAGAGGTTTTTGCCGTCGACCACGATCTGCCCGCGCGTGGGGCGCTCGATCACCGAGATCAGCTTGAGCAGGGTGCTCTTGCCCGCGCCGGAATGGCCGGTCAGAAAGGCCATCTCCCCGGCGGGGATTTCCAGGCTCAGGTCCGACAGGGCTTCCTGGCCGGTGGGATAACGCTTGAAAACGTTTTGCAGGAGGATCATGCCGGGTCTCTGCGGCGATGGTGCGTGTGCACGGTCACGGGGGACATTCTGCCTGCCCTCACGAGTCGTTGCTACTCCCCTGTCTACTCTTCTTGCGGACCCGCCAGCAGGGCGCTGACGAACTCTTCGGCCTCGAACACGCGCAGGTCCTCGATCGCCTCGCCGACGCCGATAAAGCGCAGCGGCAGCCCGAGTTGCTCGGCCAGGGCGAACACGATGCCGCCCTTGGCGGTGCCGTCCAGCTTGGTCACGGTAATGCCCGAGACGTTCACCGCCTCGTGGAACTGGCGGGCCTGGTTAAGGGCGTTCTGGCCGGTGCCGGCATCCACCACCAGCATGACCTCGTGCGGGGCGGTCTCGTCCAGCTTGCCCATCACCCGGTGCACCTTCTTGAGCTCATCCATGAGGTTGGACTGGGTGTGCAGGCGTCCCGCCGTGTCGGCGATCAGCACGTCGACGCCGCGCGCCTGCGCGG is from Gammaproteobacteria bacterium and encodes:
- the ftsE gene encoding cell division ATP-binding protein FtsE, producing MILLQNVFKRYPTGQEALSDLSLEIPAGEMAFLTGHSGAGKSTLLKLISVIERPTRGQIVVDGKNLSSLGRRQIPRFRRKIGIIFQDHHLLFDRSVFDNVALPLIIAGFRREEIGKRVRASLDKVGLLHKEKAQPITLSTGEQQRVGIARAVVNKPDILLADEPTGNLDPDLSREIMNLFTEFNQVGVTVLIASHDLGLIRPMGKRILQLSNGHLADAAA